A window of the Isosphaera pallida ATCC 43644 genome harbors these coding sequences:
- a CDS encoding cell division protein FtsQ/DivIB, producing MPRSAWRRGGILVVAMVALVLGWWFRDQPRSWLARHDIYRTTAEAIEWRPEPPDWIRPSASDLAIQVAQRAAWPDRFSPLEIDLDRLADDVRFHCPWIDAVERVERVWPNRLILHVRYRKPAARLVFGDGQAEAILDQHGVVLPAREVEERVAADLVRLILKNDNPDRLDLGLDPNREPGRHAARSGSTNPNAPEAQRLRNAIHLAMFLRDQRDALRDSSRTTSEDADLARADALWLERVAVNPTDPRGLFIWIQSRTWIVWGRSLDRADPEGEPSNLEKWPVFRHLGRRLVARGIPPTPVVFDLSRREFLLGGLLEENETQQAPTSPTTP from the coding sequence ATGCCCCGTAGCGCGTGGCGGCGGGGTGGGATCCTCGTTGTGGCGATGGTCGCCCTGGTGTTGGGTTGGTGGTTTCGAGACCAACCGCGATCGTGGTTGGCCCGTCACGACATCTACCGCACCACCGCCGAGGCGATCGAGTGGCGGCCGGAACCGCCCGATTGGATTCGCCCCTCCGCATCCGATCTGGCGATTCAAGTGGCTCAACGCGCGGCTTGGCCCGACCGATTCAGCCCTCTGGAGATTGATCTAGACCGCTTGGCCGACGACGTGCGGTTTCATTGTCCCTGGATCGACGCGGTCGAACGAGTCGAACGAGTCTGGCCCAATCGGCTGATCCTGCATGTACGCTATCGCAAGCCCGCCGCCCGACTGGTGTTTGGAGACGGTCAGGCCGAAGCCATCCTGGACCAACACGGCGTGGTGTTGCCCGCGCGCGAGGTGGAGGAGCGGGTTGCTGCCGACCTCGTGCGGCTGATCCTCAAGAATGACAACCCCGACCGCCTTGATCTGGGACTCGACCCCAACCGCGAACCCGGACGCCATGCCGCCCGTTCCGGCTCGACGAACCCCAACGCCCCCGAAGCCCAACGCCTTCGCAACGCGATCCACTTGGCCATGTTCCTCCGCGACCAACGCGACGCACTGCGCGACTCGTCGCGGACCACCTCGGAGGACGCCGACCTCGCCCGAGCCGACGCCCTCTGGCTGGAACGGGTGGCGGTCAATCCCACCGACCCTCGCGGCTTGTTCATTTGGATTCAGTCGCGGACCTGGATCGTCTGGGGACGCTCCCTGGACCGAGCCGACCCCGAGGGCGAACCCTCCAACCTTGAGAAATGGCCCGTCTTCCGACACCTGGGACGCCGTCTGGTGGCGCGAGGAATCCCCCCCACGCCCGTGGTCTTCGACCTCTCGCGCCGCGAATTCCTCCTGGGCGGCCTCCTGGAAGAGAACGAGACTCAACAAGCCCCGACGTCCCCAACCACACCCTGA
- a CDS encoding DUF1559 domain-containing protein, which translates to MRFPKPFATRHGFTLIELLVVIAIIAVLIALLLPAVQSAREAARRAQCTNNLKQIGLAIFNYESGNGVFPAGAFTYDTRTPAAAGNNCGGNFQPAGHSLFAFILPFAEQTAIFNSINFTFAAGGGTQWGLLPGRVNFTAYITRVETYVCPSDFRHTPPALTANNAYSQSSYAASSGMRDIYRWWYGCPNEIDPDGAFGKNFVYRVADFTDGTSNTFFVGEKSRFINDPDGVFNFWNRSLWFGASLGTTRIQGFGTTVPRPNASLLVNENSFCPSTLNVTGFVDGWAYNIQCQGMGQFGFLSQHPGGLNFLFGDGTVRFVKNTIDMGNLQNNPPVALRNIGVYRALSTRSGGEVVSADAL; encoded by the coding sequence ATGCGCTTTCCCAAGCCCTTCGCCACTCGGCATGGTTTCACCCTGATCGAACTGCTGGTGGTCATCGCCATCATCGCGGTCTTGATCGCTCTTCTCCTGCCGGCGGTGCAATCGGCCCGCGAGGCCGCCCGTCGTGCTCAGTGTACCAACAACTTGAAGCAGATTGGTCTGGCCATCTTCAACTACGAGTCAGGCAACGGTGTGTTCCCGGCGGGCGCGTTTACTTACGACACGCGCACGCCTGCCGCGGCAGGTAACAACTGTGGCGGCAACTTCCAGCCCGCGGGTCACAGCCTGTTTGCATTCATCCTGCCGTTCGCCGAGCAGACCGCGATTTTCAACTCGATCAACTTCACGTTCGCCGCGGGCGGCGGCACCCAGTGGGGCCTGCTTCCAGGCCGGGTGAATTTCACCGCCTACATCACTCGGGTTGAAACCTACGTATGCCCCTCCGACTTCCGACACACGCCTCCCGCCTTGACCGCGAACAATGCGTACTCGCAATCGTCCTATGCCGCCTCGTCAGGGATGCGCGACATCTATCGTTGGTGGTACGGCTGCCCCAACGAGATCGATCCCGACGGCGCGTTTGGCAAGAACTTCGTTTATCGAGTTGCCGATTTCACGGACGGCACGAGCAACACCTTCTTCGTCGGCGAGAAGTCGCGATTTATTAACGATCCGGATGGCGTGTTCAATTTCTGGAACCGCTCACTCTGGTTCGGGGCGTCGCTGGGAACCACCCGCATTCAGGGTTTCGGCACCACTGTGCCCCGGCCTAATGCCAGTCTTCTCGTGAATGAGAATAGCTTTTGCCCAAGTACGTTGAACGTGACCGGCTTCGTGGATGGGTGGGCCTATAACATCCAATGCCAGGGAATGGGTCAGTTCGGCTTCCTCAGCCAGCACCCCGGCGGCTTGAACTTCCTGTTCGGTGATGGTACGGTCCGCTTTGTCAAGAATACGATCGACATGGGCAACCTGCAAAACAACCCCCCCGTTGCTTTGCGAAACATCGGCGTCTATCGTGCCCTCTCGACCCGCTCTGGCGGTGAAGTCGTGTCCGCCGATGCCCTCTAA
- a CDS encoding S8 family serine peptidase — MSQPSRPRSRQTDRRRKQSLIPECVMRLEERVVLSPIVSVNNPVVTIVNQNDSNTVFEIAVSESAPDGELLSSAATTSVRLLSPVDQFGGDMVRIEAGPGGEFGRAVYAISRGAPQVANPIRPAINRPGTIYRVDPATGKASIFFDLNTVVPQLPAVDPGPFDPPNDATNDARSVATGLGNWYDLSFDTEGYFDGRPSLFVTSVDELDPRKNAIYRIGPDGSFLGMFTQFVEGVENNNLSINPSAIHVLPAHQQAFLRGVIAGDGQSNEPVGGNLVPEFPRRDFNALYFDANAFRPTQRVVNKAILPDGVELTSLGFGPQVAIVSANRDYPEPVYSVFTDFGSPTSPDGPGSPRYSGVEGLTGFNPNVFSFLIGPNQVQTFDNAIVSGDFNPDTFQAATTPYRRFIDASFDQFGFFSLGRTIAADGTVGLPQNAGSLFVADLATGLTVTLDRPDFDGLEYPDTFPDTITVPVIGDGVITAIPIDAGGNPVFVGTAVGIEYTYLPIARGYRSDGAFGGRIVRIDPAGTVRNFAENFNTFDTASLSGQPFFRVLFPTTEGGASIHTTFEGLLAAESFLQQNLSLSFSADGTILYASDNDGIWQFRTTESLAGSSSGQIMGLDDLRTLGVPYDGRDSAVAVIDTGIDARTPQFRGRVAPGRRLFNNGRGDDDQSGVLVGHGTPIAGVIHQFVPQATLLPIDVTVPGATPDVAEAAGIGATTAQTLYRGFEYLSRNPFVSDPIRPDRQARVVAAAVGIGTNETFQTEGVAYRSFPQIVAAFKNSLHRLRRLGIATVAPAGQNGQEIGTGENEIGTPPDVTTPGDTKGMSLLATLNEIISVTGVYPFPYVSDGQSVPNDRTGLSTNRAGVPINVFDDEAGDFVANLIDLVAFEPGGAIYADRFLGAVNRSVTTDFAAPALDLPTFSRTNPGVVTTNVLDQGGTSLSAAVVTGSIALVASALDYWGDLAEVGFTADAYLTTPVGVTTLDFGPHQLRDLSVYANPDGINSILQWTAVPATDNDDGLSTGNPPQPLLSQIPSRGPEGVDLFNPGFPNYARIDVGNAVAAIEGAIALDYLIRNDFLRVIDTNNNGLITAQEIQNFVDGSVGTEFAEARAMARLLGGTGSSPIGGSEVGTPLGETFLGETPGQAEALQRRYNFFDYVIDGQRDGVISIEQYHTLAHRLLPQPDSFVIVDRQRSSANGNLIEPTARRNYQDLQRLSPRYVFVPPQAVARFRNISPAQFGVGRGDRPGTTRPFFTLFRLNSAKPVLNTDINQIARRPRASMAGNPNNPVLANQTPRPPANPNPTPTPRTNSASPPVNESTAAVNPVETTVPTTTNTPGEAVAVGTATTTPTTPTTAPTPPTSTPTLTSGQSVVEVTGGNAVTPVASTPAAAPTTPAPSAVASPPTPAPVTPTTPVAAQPNDSFNLEALLGGSTSAAEQARFLTNFNNRLLMEIHNYRVAEGQGITTPGGERAAVIQAALRQLNPLPQDLRRLGIFALNDTLVSFGHRAFDPRIADTMRWEDVARRLLLGV, encoded by the coding sequence ATGTCTCAGCCCTCCCGACCGCGGTCGCGTCAGACCGATCGGCGTCGCAAGCAGAGCTTGATTCCCGAGTGCGTGATGCGGCTGGAGGAGCGCGTGGTCCTCTCGCCGATCGTGTCGGTCAACAACCCGGTGGTGACGATCGTCAACCAGAACGATTCGAACACCGTGTTCGAGATCGCCGTTTCGGAATCCGCCCCGGACGGCGAATTGCTGAGTTCGGCGGCGACGACGTCGGTGCGTCTGCTCTCGCCGGTGGACCAGTTCGGCGGCGACATGGTGCGGATCGAGGCCGGTCCCGGCGGCGAGTTTGGTCGGGCGGTCTACGCGATCTCCCGAGGCGCGCCCCAGGTGGCCAATCCGATCAGACCGGCGATCAATCGTCCGGGGACGATCTACCGGGTCGATCCGGCCACTGGCAAGGCGTCGATTTTCTTCGACCTCAACACCGTGGTGCCGCAGTTGCCCGCTGTCGATCCCGGCCCATTCGACCCGCCCAACGACGCGACCAACGACGCCCGCTCGGTGGCCACCGGCCTGGGCAACTGGTACGACCTGAGCTTCGACACCGAGGGCTATTTCGACGGACGCCCCTCGTTGTTCGTCACCTCGGTCGATGAACTCGACCCACGTAAAAACGCGATCTATCGGATTGGTCCCGACGGCTCGTTCCTAGGCATGTTCACCCAGTTCGTCGAAGGGGTGGAGAACAACAACCTTAGCATCAACCCCTCGGCGATCCATGTGTTGCCGGCTCATCAACAAGCCTTTCTACGGGGCGTGATCGCTGGGGACGGTCAAAGCAACGAGCCGGTCGGCGGCAACTTAGTGCCCGAATTCCCCCGCCGTGACTTCAACGCGTTGTACTTCGACGCCAATGCGTTCCGGCCTACTCAACGGGTGGTCAACAAGGCGATTCTGCCCGACGGGGTGGAACTGACCTCGCTGGGCTTTGGTCCCCAGGTGGCGATCGTTTCGGCTAACCGGGATTATCCCGAGCCGGTTTACTCGGTGTTCACCGACTTTGGCAGTCCCACCTCTCCTGACGGTCCGGGCAGCCCGCGTTACTCAGGCGTGGAGGGATTGACCGGCTTCAACCCCAACGTCTTTTCATTCCTGATTGGTCCAAATCAGGTTCAGACCTTCGACAACGCCATCGTGTCCGGCGACTTCAACCCCGACACCTTCCAGGCGGCCACCACCCCCTACCGCCGGTTCATCGACGCCTCGTTCGACCAGTTCGGCTTCTTCTCGCTGGGCCGGACCATCGCCGCCGACGGCACGGTGGGCCTGCCCCAGAACGCCGGATCGCTGTTCGTGGCCGACCTCGCCACAGGCCTGACCGTCACCCTCGATCGCCCCGACTTCGACGGCTTGGAATATCCCGACACCTTCCCCGACACCATCACCGTGCCGGTCATCGGCGACGGCGTCATCACCGCCATCCCCATCGATGCTGGCGGCAACCCGGTCTTCGTTGGCACTGCCGTCGGCATTGAGTACACCTACCTCCCAATCGCACGTGGTTATCGCAGCGATGGCGCGTTTGGCGGACGCATTGTTCGCATCGACCCAGCCGGCACGGTGCGCAACTTTGCCGAGAACTTCAACACCTTCGACACCGCCTCGCTAAGCGGCCAACCATTCTTCCGAGTGCTGTTCCCGACCACCGAGGGCGGCGCGTCGATTCACACCACCTTCGAGGGCCTGCTGGCGGCCGAGAGCTTCCTGCAACAAAACCTCTCGCTCAGCTTCTCCGCCGACGGCACGATTTTGTACGCCTCGGACAACGACGGGATCTGGCAGTTCCGCACCACCGAGAGCCTGGCCGGATCGAGCTCCGGTCAAATCATGGGTCTGGACGACCTGCGAACCCTCGGCGTGCCTTACGACGGACGCGACAGCGCCGTGGCGGTGATCGACACCGGCATCGACGCCCGCACGCCTCAGTTCCGGGGCCGGGTCGCGCCGGGCCGCCGTCTGTTCAACAACGGTCGGGGCGACGACGACCAGTCAGGTGTGTTGGTGGGCCACGGTACCCCGATCGCCGGGGTGATCCACCAGTTCGTGCCCCAGGCGACCCTGCTGCCGATCGACGTAACCGTGCCGGGTGCCACTCCGGATGTCGCCGAGGCTGCCGGCATCGGTGCGACGACAGCGCAGACCCTCTATCGCGGCTTCGAGTACCTCTCCCGCAACCCGTTCGTCAGCGACCCGATCCGTCCCGACCGTCAGGCCCGCGTGGTTGCCGCCGCGGTTGGCATTGGCACCAACGAAACCTTCCAGACCGAAGGGGTCGCCTACCGCTCCTTCCCACAGATCGTCGCCGCCTTTAAAAACAGTCTGCACCGCCTGCGACGCCTGGGCATCGCCACCGTCGCGCCGGCTGGCCAGAATGGTCAGGAGATTGGCACCGGCGAGAACGAAATCGGCACCCCGCCCGACGTCACCACCCCCGGCGACACCAAGGGGATGTCGCTATTGGCCACCCTCAACGAGATAATCTCGGTCACGGGCGTCTATCCCTTCCCATATGTCAGCGACGGCCAGTCGGTCCCCAACGACCGCACCGGCTTGTCTACCAACCGCGCTGGGGTACCGATCAACGTCTTCGATGACGAGGCCGGTGACTTCGTGGCCAATCTCATCGACCTGGTCGCCTTCGAACCCGGCGGAGCCATCTACGCCGACCGCTTCCTAGGCGCGGTCAACCGCTCGGTGACCACCGACTTCGCTGCCCCCGCGCTCGATCTGCCCACCTTCTCCCGCACCAACCCCGGCGTGGTGACCACCAACGTGCTGGATCAGGGGGGAACCTCGCTGTCCGCCGCGGTCGTGACCGGCTCGATCGCCTTGGTGGCCTCAGCGCTGGATTACTGGGGCGACCTGGCCGAGGTTGGCTTCACCGCCGACGCCTACCTGACTACCCCGGTGGGAGTCACCACCCTGGACTTCGGGCCGCACCAACTGCGCGATCTGTCGGTGTACGCCAACCCCGACGGGATCAACTCGATCCTCCAATGGACCGCGGTGCCCGCTACCGACAACGACGACGGCCTCTCGACCGGCAATCCGCCACAACCGCTGCTCAGTCAGATTCCCAGCCGCGGCCCCGAGGGAGTCGATCTGTTCAACCCTGGCTTCCCCAACTACGCCCGGATCGACGTGGGCAACGCGGTGGCCGCCATTGAAGGTGCAATCGCGCTGGACTACCTCATCCGCAACGACTTCCTGCGAGTCATCGACACCAACAACAATGGCTTGATCACGGCTCAGGAGATTCAGAACTTCGTGGATGGATCGGTCGGGACCGAGTTCGCTGAAGCCCGAGCGATGGCCCGCCTGCTGGGCGGCACCGGTTCCTCGCCGATCGGCGGTTCCGAGGTGGGCACGCCGCTGGGTGAAACCTTCTTGGGCGAGACCCCCGGTCAAGCCGAGGCGCTGCAACGCCGCTACAACTTCTTCGACTACGTGATCGACGGCCAACGCGACGGGGTCATTTCGATCGAGCAGTACCATACCCTGGCGCACCGCCTGCTGCCTCAGCCGGATTCGTTCGTAATCGTCGATCGCCAACGCTCTTCGGCCAACGGCAACCTGATCGAGCCGACCGCGCGGCGCAACTATCAAGACCTCCAGCGGCTCAGCCCGCGCTATGTTTTCGTGCCACCCCAAGCGGTGGCGCGATTCCGCAACATCTCGCCGGCTCAGTTCGGCGTGGGTCGCGGCGATCGCCCCGGCACGACTCGACCGTTCTTCACCCTGTTCCGACTCAACAGCGCCAAGCCGGTGCTGAACACCGACATCAATCAGATTGCCCGACGCCCCCGAGCAAGCATGGCGGGCAACCCCAACAACCCAGTGCTAGCCAACCAGACCCCGCGTCCTCCAGCCAACCCCAACCCCACCCCCACCCCGCGGACCAACTCGGCCTCCCCTCCGGTGAACGAGTCCACCGCCGCGGTCAACCCAGTCGAGACCACGGTTCCGACGACCACCAACACGCCGGGCGAGGCCGTCGCGGTGGGAACCGCCACCACGACCCCAACCACGCCCACCACGGCTCCAACTCCCCCCACGTCCACGCCCACGCTGACTTCGGGTCAAAGCGTGGTCGAAGTGACCGGCGGCAACGCGGTCACACCGGTGGCCTCCACCCCGGCCGCAGCTCCGACGACTCCAGCCCCCTCGGCTGTCGCATCTCCCCCAACTCCAGCTCCGGTCACGCCGACCACCCCGGTCGCGGCCCAGCCCAACGACTCGTTCAACCTCGAGGCCCTGCTGGGCGGCAGCACCTCGGCCGCCGAACAAGCCCGATTCCTGACTAACTTCAACAACCGTTTGCTCATGGAGATCCATAACTATCGAGTTGCCGAGGGACAAGGCATCACCACCCCTGGCGGTGAACGAGCTGCGGTGATCCAAGCCGCCCTGCGGCAACTCAACCCACTGCCCCAGGACCTGCGCCGTTTGGGCATCTTCGCCCTCAACGACACCCTGGTCAGCTTCGGCCACCGCGCCTTCGACCCCCGCATTGCCGACACCATGCGTTGGGAGGATGTCGCCCGTCGTCTGCTTCTGGGCGTCTAA
- a CDS encoding DUF3467 domain-containing protein — MSEEMMEGPGGAAAPQGGASPNQPMVAEVHVDDSGALPSYTNFARVMATTEEVIVDFGLNPNPYAPGRQDVKASQRIVMNFFTAKRLLQALHMTIARHEQFFGTIELDVNRRRMATTGGSVQPGGPRIAPTE; from the coding sequence ATGTCCGAGGAAATGATGGAAGGTCCGGGCGGCGCCGCCGCTCCCCAGGGCGGAGCTAGCCCCAACCAGCCGATGGTGGCCGAAGTCCACGTGGATGACAGCGGAGCTTTGCCCTCTTACACCAACTTCGCCCGAGTGATGGCGACCACCGAGGAGGTGATCGTCGATTTCGGCTTGAATCCCAATCCGTATGCGCCGGGGCGTCAGGATGTCAAAGCCAGCCAACGGATCGTCATGAACTTTTTCACTGCCAAGCGTTTGCTCCAGGCGCTGCATATGACGATCGCTCGCCATGAGCAGTTTTTCGGCACGATCGAACTGGACGTCAATCGTCGCCGCATGGCGACGACTGGCGGTTCGGTCCAGCCTGGCGGTCCCCGCATCGCCCCCACCGAGTAA
- a CDS encoding DUF362 domain-containing protein, which produces MNSETSPTPETPESCPVSTSRRGFLAAAGLGTAAIAGGLALSNGGAAVLSRVFGHRGLPQLPPRTQPNITAEVLITRVASYDDDARLVDTISRGLVELGLDLDRVRGATILLKPNLVEPSTAAPQINTHPRFIRAVAEAFRKFDAGEVLVAEGQGHCRDTDYVLEQSGLKAILDEDGIEFIDLNHDDIFVARNPMGATNLPELFLPATLKRADFIVSLPKMKTHHWAGVTLSMKNMFGVMPGLCYGWPKNVLHYQGIMQSILDINATVRPHLAIVDGIVGMDGDGPIMGNPKPAGLITMGFDLPAVDATCARLMEIDPNRVWYLAQADGRLGATAENRIHQRGETIADSKQRFELVDHPSMKVFRD; this is translated from the coding sequence ATGAACTCTGAGACCTCACCCACCCCGGAGACTCCCGAATCCTGCCCCGTTTCCACCTCGCGCCGCGGCTTCCTGGCCGCCGCCGGGTTGGGAACCGCCGCGATTGCCGGTGGTCTGGCCCTCTCCAACGGCGGCGCGGCGGTTCTAAGCCGCGTCTTTGGCCATCGCGGCCTCCCCCAACTGCCGCCCCGCACCCAGCCGAACATCACCGCCGAGGTGCTGATCACCCGCGTCGCCTCCTACGACGACGACGCCCGGCTCGTGGACACCATCTCCCGCGGCCTGGTTGAACTGGGTCTCGACCTGGATCGGGTTCGCGGCGCAACCATCCTGCTCAAACCCAACTTGGTCGAACCCAGCACCGCCGCGCCTCAAATCAACACCCATCCCCGCTTCATTCGCGCAGTGGCCGAGGCATTCCGCAAATTCGACGCCGGCGAGGTGCTGGTCGCCGAGGGCCAAGGTCACTGCCGCGACACCGACTACGTTCTGGAACAGTCGGGCCTCAAAGCCATCCTTGACGAGGACGGCATCGAGTTCATCGACCTCAACCACGACGATATCTTCGTCGCCCGCAACCCGATGGGAGCCACTAACCTCCCCGAGTTGTTCCTGCCGGCCACCCTCAAACGGGCCGACTTCATCGTCTCGCTGCCCAAAATGAAGACCCACCACTGGGCCGGCGTGACCCTCTCGATGAAGAATATGTTTGGCGTCATGCCCGGCCTCTGCTACGGTTGGCCCAAAAACGTCCTTCATTACCAGGGGATCATGCAATCGATCCTTGACATCAACGCCACCGTCCGACCCCACCTGGCGATCGTTGACGGCATCGTGGGCATGGACGGCGATGGTCCCATCATGGGTAACCCCAAACCGGCCGGCCTGATCACGATGGGCTTCGACCTCCCAGCCGTGGATGCCACCTGCGCCCGCCTCATGGAGATCGACCCCAACCGCGTTTGGTACCTCGCCCAGGCCGACGGACGCCTCGGAGCCACCGCCGAGAACCGCATCCACCAACGCGGCGAAACCATCGCCGATTCCAAACAACGCTTCGAATTGGTCGATCATCCAAGCATGAAAGTCTTCCGAGATTAA
- a CDS encoding bifunctional 4-hydroxy-2-oxoglutarate aldolase/2-dehydro-3-deoxy-phosphogluconate aldolase produces MSRTLLDRDRTLEAILERKLVAVVRSERADRLVGVLEALAEGGVDVAEVTFTVPNALEVIQEARRRLGDRIKLGAGTVLDPETARAALLAGASFVVAPTLNLEVIRLCRRHGAVVMPGAFTPTEILTAWEAGADVVKLFPADVGGPAYLKAIRAPLPQVKLMPTGGVDLTTARAFLDAGACCLGVGSALVDPKAIASGNTDRLRELARQFRAVVDESPMVGN; encoded by the coding sequence ATGAGTCGAACCTTATTAGATCGGGATCGAACCCTTGAGGCGATCCTGGAGCGTAAGCTTGTGGCAGTGGTGCGCTCCGAGCGGGCTGATCGTCTGGTGGGTGTGCTGGAGGCATTGGCCGAGGGCGGGGTGGATGTCGCTGAAGTGACGTTCACCGTGCCCAACGCCCTTGAGGTGATTCAGGAGGCCCGCCGTCGCTTGGGAGATCGGATCAAGCTGGGAGCCGGCACGGTGTTGGATCCCGAAACCGCTCGCGCAGCGCTCTTGGCGGGCGCATCGTTCGTGGTGGCACCCACCTTGAATCTGGAAGTGATCCGGTTATGCCGGCGTCATGGCGCGGTGGTGATGCCCGGAGCCTTCACCCCCACCGAAATTCTCACGGCTTGGGAAGCCGGGGCCGACGTGGTCAAGTTGTTCCCAGCCGATGTGGGAGGCCCCGCCTATCTCAAGGCGATCCGCGCGCCGTTGCCCCAGGTCAAACTCATGCCGACCGGAGGGGTCGATCTGACTACGGCGCGGGCGTTTCTCGACGCCGGGGCCTGTTGTCTGGGAGTAGGCTCCGCGTTGGTGGACCCCAAGGCGATTGCCTCGGGAAACACCGATCGGCTCCGGGAATTGGCCCGCCAGTTCCGCGCAGTGGTTGACGAGTCGCCCATGGTCGGGAACTAG
- the murB gene encoding UDP-N-acetylmuramate dehydrogenase, with protein sequence MTTDAPLAPLTWFRVGGPASRLARPRHTEELAAVYTRSREAGLPIRLLGGGSNVLARDAGVDGVVIHLESPAFSDLTVDPESGRIRAGAAVPLTSLCSTAARAGLSGLESLIGIPGTVGGGLIAGAAHRHVALRSLVERIEFLDGRGQPHTADRDELNASSTTEPVVDGVLIAADFQLQRDDPEQVVRRMRHLWIIKREQQPYGHQSSGYIFRDPSPERSAASIVEAAGLKGMRAGNVEISDRNANFLIAHPGATAEDVTRLIDHVRDRIARAFQIELEVNLSIW encoded by the coding sequence GTGACGACCGATGCTCCCTTGGCCCCACTGACTTGGTTCCGTGTGGGTGGTCCGGCCTCCCGGTTGGCTCGTCCGCGTCACACCGAGGAACTCGCGGCCGTTTATACTCGAAGCCGCGAGGCGGGCTTGCCAATCCGTCTCCTGGGCGGCGGCTCGAACGTGCTGGCCCGCGACGCCGGGGTGGACGGCGTGGTGATCCACCTGGAAAGCCCCGCCTTCTCCGACCTCACAGTGGACCCGGAATCGGGGCGGATTCGGGCCGGGGCCGCCGTGCCTTTGACCTCGCTCTGCTCCACTGCCGCCCGCGCCGGTCTTTCCGGTCTGGAATCGCTGATCGGCATCCCTGGCACCGTAGGGGGCGGACTCATCGCAGGGGCGGCTCATCGCCACGTGGCCCTTCGCTCCCTGGTCGAACGGATCGAATTCCTCGATGGCCGAGGCCAACCCCACACCGCCGACCGGGACGAGTTGAACGCCTCGTCCACGACCGAACCCGTGGTGGATGGGGTTCTCATCGCCGCCGATTTTCAACTCCAACGCGATGACCCCGAGCAGGTGGTGCGACGGATGCGCCACCTGTGGATCATCAAACGGGAACAACAGCCTTACGGTCATCAATCCTCCGGCTACATCTTCCGCGACCCCTCGCCAGAACGCTCGGCCGCCTCGATTGTCGAAGCGGCCGGCCTCAAAGGAATGCGGGCCGGGAATGTCGAAATCTCCGACCGCAACGCCAACTTCTTGATCGCCCACCCCGGCGCCACGGCCGAGGACGTGACTCGTCTGATCGACCATGTGCGCGACCGGATCGCCCGGGCATTTCAAATCGAGTTGGAAGTCAATCTCTCGATCTGGTGA